TGGAATCTTGTGAAAATTCTATATCTTCATTAGAATTTAAGGAAATAGAACCTATAAACTTATTATCATCTAAAAGATCTATGAAAATAGTAGATTTAATATCATAAGAGCCTATTTCTTTGAATATATTTTCAGTTTCTAAAGGTATGTTTTGACTATTATTATATCTTTTTAAATTATTAATTTGTTTAACATGATTGCTAACTTTTACAGCTGATTCAATAGGCATCCAAGCTTCAAGTGCTCTATTTGGAAATCCACTGACGGCTTTTATCTTCCAAATATTATTTTTTATGAGGGCTATTGAACCTTTTTCAGCTTCAGGAACTAATTTAACCATTTCTTTTATAGAATAATCAAGTATGAGATCTATATTTTTTTTATAATCAAAATTATAAAAAATTTTATATATATTTTTCAATCTTTCTGAGTATATATTCATTTGTTCTTTCAATTCTTTTTCTCTTATAAAGCTTTCTGTTATCACTTTATTTTTATTAAGTATTTTATTGTTTGTATTTTTTAATTTTATGAATAAAAGCACTAATATTATAATTATTACAGAAGTTATTATTAAAAATATAAAATAATACACTTTTACTTTTTCTTGTGTTTCCAAAGCCATCGAATAATCTATTCCAAGCCATTTTCTAAATATTTCATAATATTCTTCACTTTTTAAAATTTTTTTTAACTCTTGATCAAATATTTTTATTTTTTTATCTTTTCTACTCACAAAAGTAATAGGATATGTATTTAATTCTTCTAAATATCTAAGTTTATATCTATAATCGTTTTCTATAATATATTTTTCTATAGTCCTTTCATCTTCAATTGCACAAGCTCTAACTTTTTTTAATATTAAATACTCCAAAGCTTTTTCATTACTATTAACTTCAACAATATTTTTAAATCCTCTTTTTTTTAATTCTTCGTATAAAAAACTGTCTTTTATCACAGAAATTTTTTCATCTTTTAAATTTTCATAATCAATTTCATCATCATTTAAAGTCATTAAAAATGAAGTAATCGTATGAACAGGAGTATAAAAATCAAACATTTCTTTTCTATATTCATTTGGAACTATAAAACCTAAAACATCATATTTATCATCTTCCATAAATTTTTTATAAGCTTCAATCCAATCATAACTTTCTATGTTGAATGTAAGTGATGTTTTATTTTCAATTTCATTTAAAAGATCTATTGCAAATCCAGTTCTATTTCCTTCAATATAAAAAACATCAGGATAATAATCTGATATTATAACATTATAATTCTCTGAAAATAAAATACTATAAAATATAATAATAATGATTATAAATAAAGCTTTATTATATTTAGCCAAATACATCACCACCAAAAAAATATCATATTATAATATAGTTCTAAAATTAATTGTATCATAATCTTCATAATCTTCTTATATATATTTACAAATAAAAAAGGCATTACATAATGTAATGCCTTCAAATAATTTATTCTTCCTCTTTTTCTTCAACTTCGAGAAGATCAAAATCTCCCTCTTCAAAGTCTATTTCTTCAATTTGTTTCTCCCAAATATTACATACTTTTTCATATTCTTCTTCATCTTCTATAGATTCAAGAACTGTATCTTCACCATCTGATTGTATTCTAAATACTACAGAATCACCTATAACTATTTCTTCACCATTTTCATCTGGAAAAGCTTCATCACATATCCAATAATTTTTACCATCAACTTCAATAGTATCTATATACATGAAATGGTGTTCATTTCCTTCTTCATCATTTAATGTAAAAAAATCTATTTTGTCTACTTCTTTCATTTTATCCCTCCTAGTTTACGAATCGTATCATATAAGTCTACATAAAAATGATTAAAAATTCATATATATATTGTCAAATTTATATAAAAAAATAAGGAGGTTTTCTCCTCCTTACCTTTATATATTACTTTACTCTTTCTTTTAATTCATTACCTGGTCTAAACTTAGGTACTTTTCTTGCTGGAATTTCTATTGGTTTTTTTGTTTGAGGATTAACTCCCTTTCTTGCTTTTCTTTCAGATACAGAGAAAGTTCCAAAACCAACTAATTTAACTTCTTCTCCATTTTCTAAAGATTCAGATACAATCTCTACAAATGAATCTAAATATGTTCCAGCGTCTTTTTTTGATACTCCAATTTTTTCAGCCAATGCGGAAATAAGTTCTTTCTTATTCATTAAAACACCCCCTAGGAAATGTATATAAAAACTTTATATTGAAATTTTATCATATTTAATCATTAAAATCAAGCTTTAATCGGACTTATACAACTTTTGTAAGAAATAACAAATAAAACATAAAATAGTTAAAAATAGAATTCATATATATATAAATAAATAAAACAATTGGTTAATTTTTAAAATTTTAATACAATATTGCCGCTATACCAACAAGCCCATCTCCAGTATGTACCAATGCAACAGAAGATATATCTCCAACAAATACTTTATTTGGATTCATTTTATTTATTTCATCTATTACTTGTTGAACATATTCATTCGTCTGATCCGAATTTCCTGATTTATATATTCCAACAGCATTTATTTTTTTATTTCCAACCCATTTTTGAAAAACTTCTAAAAGTTTTTCAACAGATCTTTTCATTCCCCTTGATTTTGCTACATCAAAATACATACCTTCTTTATTAACAGATATTATTGGTTTTATGTTTAAAAATGTTCCTATAGAAGCCGAAACTTTCCCTATTCTCCCATTTGCTTTCAAATACTTTAATGTTGGAACGAGAAAAAATACATTAGTTTTTTCTCCTACAATTTTCTCCATCTCATTTTGTATATATTCAAAGTCTTTTCCCATATCTATTAATTCAGAAATCCTATAAACTATTACTCCCGCTCCTATAGAAATATTTTTTGAATCTATGATCTTTATTTTAACAGAATACTTTTTTCTCATTTCTAATGCAATATTTTCAAATAAATTATATGTTCCACTTATTCCAGAAGATATTGTAACAGCAAAAATTTCTTCATACCCCTTTTTTATGAGATCTTCAAAGGCATCATAAGTATCTTTATAATTCGGTAAAGATGTTTTCGGAATGTCTGTTTCCATAAATTTAAGAACTTCTAATTGACTTATCTCCAAAACATCTCTATACTCTTTTTCTCCTAAGATCACTCTAAGAGATACCCATCTAACATAGTCCTTTTCAAGCACTTCAAATGGAGTATCTGTAGCAGATTCACATATAAGTCCTATCATTTTATAACCTCCTGCTTTTAAATAAGAAAAAGCCATTTATTAATGGCTTCATTGAAGAAAATCATTTATATGATATACTCCCCCATTTTCAAGTTCATCTTCTATTAAAAGTTCTACTATTTTTGAAGCTACCATTCCTGGTGTTAAAAGTATACCATTATTTTTCAAATCTATAAACTTTTTTACATCTATAAAATCTTTTTCTCTAGAATTTCTTATTTTATGTTGCATAGAAGTATCTACAACTCCAGGTGCAAATGAAATTATTTTTGTATTCGTTCCTATTTTTTCCTGTTCTAAAGCTGAAACTTGAGAAAACATATTCAATCCAGATTTGGAGGAACAATATGCACCCCAACCATAAACTGGTTTTACAGCTGCTCCAGAAGATATGTTTAAAACAACTTTATTTATATATATTTCTTTTGTTTTTTTCAAAAATACATTTGTCATCAAAATAGGTGCTATCATATTGACTTTAACATTATCTATAATCTCTTCATTTTCTATCTTTCCCATAGGTTTTATAGGAACTATAACTCCTGCATTGTTTATTAAATACAAATTTTCTGTTTTAGATATTTCTATTTTTTCAAATATCTCTTCAAATAACTCTTCTATTCTATAAATATCATTTAAATCAAAATCTATATATTCAACACGCACATTTTTTTCATGTGCCAATTCTATTATATCTTTATTAACTGTTCGAGATATACATATTATTTCATTTTCATTTTTCATGAGATTTTTTACTATTGATTCGCCTAACCCTCTTGATGCACCAGTTATTATAAAAACGTTCATTTTATCTCCTCCTTAATTTTGTATAAAATGAAATCGTTGTCGTATAATTAATTTTTAAATTAAAAAATTCACTTCATAATTATGATATCATATTATTAATCCAAAACAATCTTTAAATATCTTTAATATTCTTTTTATATTGTGAAATATAATTATAATATAATAAAATTCTTAAAATTTCTAAAAAAGGTGATAATTATGTTTGAAAATGAAATATTCGATTTGATAGAAAAAAGAAAATCAACCAGAAAATATTTGCAAAAACCCCTTAAAAAAGATGATACAATAAATATTGAAAAAATATTAGAAGGTATTCCAAATATAACTCCGTTTAAAAGTTTAAATTGGAATTATTCTAACAGTAATTTTTCAACTGGTAAAATTTTTTCAAAATGCAATTTGGAAGATTATGTATCTTACGGATTTTATGGTGAAATAATAATTTTAAGTCTTACAAAATATGGATATGACACTTTATGGAATGCTACAAAAAAAGAAGAAAATTCTCCAGCAACATTGTTTTTTGGAAAATCTGAGAATAAAAACCCAAAAATCTTGAATTTCTTTTTAAAATCTCAAAAAAGAAAAAGCATAAATGAAATAGCAAAAATAAAATCCATTCAAACTCCACAGATAATGAAAATAATCGAAGCTGGAAGATGGGCCCCTTCAGCAGTAAACAAACAGCCTTGGTACTTTGAAGTCTATACTCCAGATGAAATCAATATCAAATTTAATAAAAATAATATAAGAAATATAAATTATATAGACTTAGGTATAGTTATAAGTCATATATATTTAGCCTCAATATATTTTTATCCAAATTCAAAAATTAAAAGTATAGATGAAAAATCTTATAAAATTATTTTAAAATAAGCAATAGAAATTAATGTTATATAAATATATATATAGTATAATATATTGGAAATAAAAATAAATTATATGGGGGGTTATAAATGAAGAAAATACTTTTAATGGCAGTCATTTTAGTAATTTCTGTTATATCTTTTTCTATAACCACTAAGGGTGAGTTATTAAATACTGGAAATTATTTTTTACAAAATGAGAAGTTTACAGTTGTAATAGGTGGAATAGACTCTGAACAACCTGGTTTCATAAAAAACTTCAGAGCCAATGCATCAGAAAAAGATCTATTCAATAATCATAATTACTTTATCTCAAAAAATGATCTTGAAATAAATAAGATCGAAAATGTAAAAGAAGGTATAAAAGTAATATCAAAAAATTCAACTTATTATACAGAAACTGTATACTACATGACAGATAGCGATTTATGGATTAAAACAAAAATAAAAAATATATCTAATAAGTCACAACTTTTAAAATTTACGGAAACTATAGATTATCAAAAAGAGATGCCATACTATACATCTTCGAGAATAAACGATGACTTAATTTTTATGATGCAAAATGGTGTTTATGCAATTGGATATTTTCCAGAAACAACTGGAGATATTAAAAAACTTGTTATAAACAATAATAGATTATTTTCATCTCCAGCATATAAAAAAATAAATCCTATGGAAGAATTTACTTTCACAAGATTTATAAGAGTAGAAAAAAATATTGCTGATATTCAAAAATTTTATTATGAAAAAAATAAAATTACTTATGACACTTATAAGGGCAAGATAAGTTTAAACACAGGTAAAAAAGCTGGACTCTTGCCTGTTTATTTGAGAGAAAACGAAATAGGGACTTTAATTTCTTTTGGATTCACTGATGAAAATGGGATTATAAATTTTTATACCGATAAAAACGAATATTTTACACAAGTTGAAATCGGAGAATTAAAATCTGATAAAGTAGCTTTAAAAAAATTTTTTGAAATAGATTTAAATTTATCAGAAAATAGATTTTTGTATCAACCTTATTTAACTAATCAAACAAAAGATGGAATAACTATAAACTTTAAAACTGAATTTCCTGCAAAATCACAATTAAATATCTATTCAAATAATAAAAAAATAAAAACATATGAAATAAATACGCCTAATCTAATAAATCATGTAGAAGTTAAAGATTTAGAGCCAAATCAAGAATATAACTATATAGTGAATATAAAAGATACTTTTACAAAAAATGAAATTTTTTCAGCTATAAAAACTTTTAAAACTAAACCATCAATTATCTCAAACTATACTTTTATAGTATATGGAGACACACAAATATTTGATAAAAGACATGAATATGTTGTCAATAGCATAGTAAATTCTGGAATAAATCCAGAGTTTATAGTAAAGCCAGGGGATAATGTTGAAAAAGGTCATGATGAAAAGATGTGGCAAGGTTTTTTTAAAGCAGCCAATCCTTTAATATCAAAGATACCTTATTATACAGCTTTGGGAAATCATGAATATAACGATCTTTTATATTATAAAGCTTTTTCACATCCCGAAGGTGGCGGTGATTATAAAAATCAATGGTATTCATTTGATTATGGTAACTCACATTTTATAATATTGGATTCAAATGTAGTAGAAACAAATCCTAAATTTAAAGAGCAATTATCTTGGCTTGAAAATGATTTAAAAACAAATAAAAATAAAGATTTTATATTTGTTGCATATCATCATCCTTTCTGGACTACCGGAACAGAATATGGACCTATGGAAGAAAATTTACCCGAAGGCCATTATAATAGAAAATATTGGGAGCCATTGTTCATAAAATATGGTGTTGATGCTGTATTCAATGGTCATTTACATGCTTATGAAAGACATTATAAAGATAATATAATGTATATAACCTCTGGAGGCGGTGGAGCAAAATTAAATCAAAAGCATAATGCAAAACCTCTTGATTGGCATGTAATGCATGAATTGAAGAAACTAAATTTTGTAGAAGTTAATGTATATCAAGATAGAATAGATTTTACAGTATATGCTGTTGGTAAAGTTGAAGATCCTTTATATCCTTATGAAATAACTCCTATAAATGAAATCATAGATAAATTTTCTATAAAAAAATAAATCCGGCAGTATAATATGCCGGATTTTTAGTATCGGAGGAAATGATGAGTTTAAAAATAAATAAACAAATAAACCAAATAAAAAATATATTAAAAAATGACATAGAACAAACTCTTTCGATATATGATGAGAAAATAAAAAGAAGAGAAAATTATATCAATGAATATACATTTACTCACACAAATATTATACTCTGTATAAAAATACTACAAGAAAAATTTATACTTGCAGAAGAATACTTAAAAAAAGATTCAAATTATTATAATTTGATAAGAAAAGAAGATGATCAAAAATTTGAAGATATAGTCTTACAAGCTTATAAAGATGCCATAAAAGAATGTAATTTTATTTTTAAAGATATAGATAGTATTAATGAATACATTGAAATTTTACCCAGTGGATATGCCATAATAAAAATTTTAGATATACTTGAAACAATAACTTGTTGGAATGAAGATGATTTCCTTGGTTGGGCCTATCAATTTTATAATGATGAAATACGTGAAAATACTCTAAACAAAAATGATTTAAATTATATATCTTTAAATTCTCAATTTTATACACCAAAGTGGATAATAAACTATTTAATAGAAAATACTTTATTAAAATATATACAAGAAAATAAAAATATGAGTTTAGAAAATATTAAAATTTACGATCCAACATGTGGAAGTGGTCATTTTCTAATAAGAACTTATGAATATCTGAAAGAAATATACTTAGAAAACGGCTATTCTTTAAATGAAACTATAAAAAATATAGTAGAAAAAAACCTCTATGGTTTTGATATTGATGAAAGAGCGGTACAAATAGCTAATTTAATTATAAAAATAAAAACTTTTGAAGACGGATATACAGAAGATATAACTCCAAACATACTCTCTCCAAATAAAATAAAGAATAAAAAACTAAAACTATTGGGTTCTTTATACACGGGAAAAAGTCTTAGTATATTGAATCAAAAATATGATATTATACTTTCGAATCCACCTTATACGGATTCATCAGAATATTCAGATGAATTAAAATATTTAATAAAAAATAACTATGCTAAATTCAAGAAAAATTTATATAGTTGCTATATAGCAAAAAACATCGAAATGGTAAAAAACAATGGATATATTGGAATGATAACTCCTCAAACATTTATGTTTATAAGTTCTTACAAAGATACGAGAGATCTTATAATAAAAAATACTCATATAGATAAATTTGTACATTTTGGTTTAGGTGGCGTATTTGATTATGCCCTTGTCGATACTGCCATGTATATATTAAAAAAATCAAAAAATGATAATTCACAATCAAAATTTATAAAGTTAACAGATGTTCAAAATAAAAAAGATGCCTTAAAAAAAGAAGATTTATATAGTTATATGATAAGCCAAAGTGATTTTAAACAAATACCAACATTATCTTTTGTATACTGGATAAGTAACAAATTCAGAAATATTTTTAAATTCAAACCTCTAAAAAATATATGTGATATAAGACAAGGAGTAGCAACTGGAAACAATAAAAAATTCTTGAGATATAATTGGGAAATTGCAAATTTAAATGATAAATGGGTAAATTACGTAAAAGGTGGCCCTCATAAAAAATGGTATGGAAATCTTTGGTGGCTAATATCTTATGATGAGAACAGTTATAGGGAATTAAAATTAAATGGTAATCATCTTCCAAATGAAAAATACTATTTCAAAGAAGGTATTACATATTCAATGACAACATCTAAAGGCTCTACATTTAGATATCTTCCGAAAGGCAACATATTTGATTGTAAAGGAAGTAGTTTGTTTTTTAAAAATGAAGAAGATATATTCGTATTCTTAGCTTTGTTAAATTCAAAATTATCCTCTTATTTGTACAAATTCATAGCAGGAAGTGTTGATTTGGAAGTTGGAGACTTAAAAAATCTACCAATAAGTCCCCAATTATTAAAAAATACTGAAATCAGAGAAAAATTAATTTTATTATCAAAAATAAATATATTAATAATGAAACAAAATACAGAACATATTCCAATAGAATCTCATTATGATGATAAATATGATTTAAACCTTAAAAATAATGTCTATGAAGAACTTTCAACCTTTATAAATAAAAAAAATATTCTCGATTCTTATATGGCTTTAAGTGAATCTTTAATAGATGAAATAATATTCGAATCGTATAATCTTGATGAAAAAGATTTACAAAACATATATTCATCAGAAGGGTTCTCATACATTAAATATCCTGTAATAGATAATTTTAAACTACCAAAATTTAAAAATTATATAAATAAAAAATATTTGAATGAATTTAAAATACATGAAGATGATTTAGAAAAATTAGAAGATTTGATCCATAAAAATATAAAATATGAAAATAAAAATTTTTCAAAAGACATTATAATTAAAAATTATGAAAAAAAATTTAGATCTGATTATATAAATTCTATAAAATATAGTGCAATAAAAAGTAAAACAAATCCGATAAATGTGTACAATATCATTTGCAAAAATCAAAAAAAATTATCAAAAAAATCTTTTGAAATAAAAAATTTATTATCTCTTGAAATAAATAAATTAATAATAAAATATTTAAAAAGTTTAAATTTTGGTTTTTGTAGTATTGAAAAAAACACAAAAGATATCGACTCCATTGAAAAATATATAATATCAAAAACATCTTTAAATAATGATTTATTCATAGATATTTTTGAAAAAAACTTGGTGAATTACTTAAAAACAGATTTTATGGTTTTTCATAAAAAATTATACAAAAAAAGACCTTTAATAATTCCCATAGGAAATAAAAATCTAGATATAACAATATTTTTATATTATTTTTCTTTTGAAAAAAATACTCTTTCTATGATAAATAAAATATATATAAATGAATCTATTGAAAAATTAAAAAATAAAGTTTCTATTACAAAAAAAGAAGAAGAATTGATATCTCAATATAATGAATTTAAAAAGAATATTGAAAAGATAAAAATAGATAATATAAATTTCGATGATGGAATAGAAAAAAATATTCAAAAAATAAATACAATAACTATTAATATATAAAATGGGAGGTAAAACTTTGAAATTTAATAATAATATAGAAAATATGAATTTAAAAGAAAAGTTGATAAAATACTTTAATTTTGAAGATTTTAGAAGTTTTGAAATATACTCTGAAAATTTGAAAAAAGAAGAAATATCTCAGGAATATATAATTAAATTTGTTTTAAATGAACTTTTATATTCAGAAGAAACTCCAAGAGATATGATGTTCGTAGCTTCAACTGGTGGTGGTAAATCTTTAATATATCAAATGCTTGGAAGAATTCTTCATGATATGAATTTAATGACTATTATAATAGACCCTTTAAAAACACTTATGAATGATCAGATAAAAACATTAAAATCAAATAAAGAATTTGGGGATATTGTGGAAAAAATAAATTCAGATACAACTTATGAAGAAAGAAAGATAATATATGAAAATATTCAATCTGGAAAAACTTCTATAGTTTATGTATCACCAGAATTTTTAGCTAATAATCCAGTAAATGAAATATTTAAAAACAGACAAATAGGACTATTCGTAATAGATGAAGCTCATGTCGTAAATTCTTGGGGAAATACATTTAGAGCAGATTATGGTTATTTAGGAGATTATCTAGAAGATTTACAAGAACTTTCAAATCATAGATATGTTAAACTTGCTTTAACTGCAACTGCTATATATAAAGGCGAATTGGATACTGTAAATGAAATTAAAGAATATTTAAATTTAAGAAATCCAGAAATTATAATAACAAATTATAGAAGAGATAATATAGATTTTAACATAATAAAAATAGATGATATAAAAGGATCTTTCACTGAGTATCTTTATGAAAAAATAATACTAAGAATAAAAGATAATATAAAAAATAAAATAAAAACAATAGTTTATTGTCCATTCAAAAGTCATGTATATCAATTTAAAAGAAAGATTCAATATGAGCTACAAAAAGTTGGATATTTAACAGGCGATACTTCATCCAATGAAAGGAAGAATATTCAAGAAAGATTCAAATCTGGAAATCTTACAGTTGTAATAGCAACAAAAGCTTTTGGAATGGGTGTAGATGTACCTGATGTTAGAGAAGTAATACATTTCAAACTACCAAACTCATTAATAGATTATATTCAAGAAATAGGTAGAAGTGGTAGAGATGGTGATAAATCAAAAGCAACTGTTTTTTACAATGAAAAATCAATAAAAGATTCTAATAAACTTGAAAAATCAGCAATTCCAGCAAAATGGCAATTAGAACATACATATAAAGCTATAAAAAAAAGAGCAGAAGAAACAGAAAACAAACAATTCAGAATTTCTTCTGGAGATATATCTCATCTTTTTAATGGTGAATCAAGTTCATCATCCATACAAAAAAGTCGTTCAGCCCTTTTTATTGTAGAAAGGCAATTAGAAAGAAATTTCAACAAAAAAATCTTAAAAAAAATATTTGAAGGAAATCAAAAATTATATTTTGGAATTTTAAAATATGATGCAGATATTGTAGAAAAAAAAGTAAAAGAAATAAAGCATATACCAAATGAAACTTTTAAAAATGATTTTAACTATATGGGAAATGAAAAGAAAATTTTACAAAATTTTTACGAACTTGATGTAAAGGAATTCCTAAAAAATAATTATCCGGATATATCTTATCAAAAGTTCATTTATAACTTTTTTTGGGGAAATAATGAAGATTTTTTTGGTAAAAATGTTTCACCTAAAATATATTATAAACTAAAAATTTTTGATTATGAAAAATCAAAAGAAACCTTAGAAAAAGTTATAGATTTTTTTAATGCTTTCTTATTAGAAGATAGAGAAGATAATCTATTAAGTGGTCAAGTTAAACAACAAACAGTAGAAAATCATCTAAAAAAATATATAAGAGAAAATTATGATAAATTAGAATGGATAAATGAATCAAAAACCGAAATAACTTCAAAAATAACCAGAATATTCTCTTCATTTTTTATAGATAATAAAGAAAATGAAATGCCTTTTGCATACTTT
This genomic stretch from Oceanotoga teriensis harbors:
- a CDS encoding HD domain-containing phosphohydrolase, coding for MAKYNKALFIIIIIIFYSILFSENYNVIISDYYPDVFYIEGNRTGFAIDLLNEIENKTSLTFNIESYDWIEAYKKFMEDDKYDVLGFIVPNEYRKEMFDFYTPVHTITSFLMTLNDDEIDYENLKDEKISVIKDSFLYEELKKRGFKNIVEVNSNEKALEYLILKKVRACAIEDERTIEKYIIENDYRYKLRYLEELNTYPITFVSRKDKKIKIFDQELKKILKSEEYYEIFRKWLGIDYSMALETQEKVKVYYFIFLIITSVIIIILVLLFIKLKNTNNKILNKNKVITESFIREKELKEQMNIYSERLKNIYKIFYNFDYKKNIDLILDYSIKEMVKLVPEAEKGSIALIKNNIWKIKAVSGFPNRALEAWMPIESAVKVSNHVKQINNLKRYNNSQNIPLETENIFKEIGSYDIKSTIFIDLLDDNKFIGSISLNSNEDIEFSQDSKEYLEIFSKFIEIFLNLKRREEQTLQAYKYSLKKLTIVAEKFDYETSEHMGRISFLSYELSKEMNFEEEFCKKIREYSFYHDIGKILIPIDYLRKDGKLNSDEWEIIKNHTIYGANIIGNSEMLKIAKNIALFHHEKMDGTGYPIGLMGEEIPIEARIVSVVDVYDALRSKRPYKEAFSHEKSIDILINGDERTKPEHFDKKILEKFIDIIEKNKDLYDKKE
- a CDS encoding DegV family protein, yielding MIGLICESATDTPFEVLEKDYVRWVSLRVILGEKEYRDVLEISQLEVLKFMETDIPKTSLPNYKDTYDAFEDLIKKGYEEIFAVTISSGISGTYNLFENIALEMRKKYSVKIKIIDSKNISIGAGVIVYRISELIDMGKDFEYIQNEMEKIVGEKTNVFFLVPTLKYLKANGRIGKVSASIGTFLNIKPIISVNKEGMYFDVAKSRGMKRSVEKLLEVFQKWVGNKKINAVGIYKSGNSDQTNEYVQQVIDEINKMNPNKVFVGDISSVALVHTGDGLVGIAAILY
- a CDS encoding DUF1292 domain-containing protein — translated: MKEVDKIDFFTLNDEEGNEHHFMYIDTIEVDGKNYWICDEAFPDENGEEIVIGDSVVFRIQSDGEDTVLESIEDEEEYEKVCNIWEKQIEEIDFEEGDFDLLEVEEKEEE
- a CDS encoding nitroreductase family protein codes for the protein MFENEIFDLIEKRKSTRKYLQKPLKKDDTINIEKILEGIPNITPFKSLNWNYSNSNFSTGKIFSKCNLEDYVSYGFYGEIIILSLTKYGYDTLWNATKKEENSPATLFFGKSENKNPKILNFFLKSQKRKSINEIAKIKSIQTPQIMKIIEAGRWAPSAVNKQPWYFEVYTPDEINIKFNKNNIRNINYIDLGIVISHIYLASIYFYPNSKIKSIDEKSYKIILK
- a CDS encoding purple acid phosphatase family protein, whose protein sequence is MKKILLMAVILVISVISFSITTKGELLNTGNYFLQNEKFTVVIGGIDSEQPGFIKNFRANASEKDLFNNHNYFISKNDLEINKIENVKEGIKVISKNSTYYTETVYYMTDSDLWIKTKIKNISNKSQLLKFTETIDYQKEMPYYTSSRINDDLIFMMQNGVYAIGYFPETTGDIKKLVINNNRLFSSPAYKKINPMEEFTFTRFIRVEKNIADIQKFYYEKNKITYDTYKGKISLNTGKKAGLLPVYLRENEIGTLISFGFTDENGIINFYTDKNEYFTQVEIGELKSDKVALKKFFEIDLNLSENRFLYQPYLTNQTKDGITINFKTEFPAKSQLNIYSNNKKIKTYEINTPNLINHVEVKDLEPNQEYNYIVNIKDTFTKNEIFSAIKTFKTKPSIISNYTFIVYGDTQIFDKRHEYVVNSIVNSGINPEFIVKPGDNVEKGHDEKMWQGFFKAANPLISKIPYYTALGNHEYNDLLYYKAFSHPEGGGDYKNQWYSFDYGNSHFIILDSNVVETNPKFKEQLSWLENDLKTNKNKDFIFVAYHHPFWTTGTEYGPMEENLPEGHYNRKYWEPLFIKYGVDAVFNGHLHAYERHYKDNIMYITSGGGGAKLNQKHNAKPLDWHVMHELKKLNFVEVNVYQDRIDFTVYAVGKVEDPLYPYEITPINEIIDKFSIKK
- a CDS encoding Eco57I restriction-modification methylase domain-containing protein translates to MSLKINKQINQIKNILKNDIEQTLSIYDEKIKRRENYINEYTFTHTNIILCIKILQEKFILAEEYLKKDSNYYNLIRKEDDQKFEDIVLQAYKDAIKECNFIFKDIDSINEYIEILPSGYAIIKILDILETITCWNEDDFLGWAYQFYNDEIRENTLNKNDLNYISLNSQFYTPKWIINYLIENTLLKYIQENKNMSLENIKIYDPTCGSGHFLIRTYEYLKEIYLENGYSLNETIKNIVEKNLYGFDIDERAVQIANLIIKIKTFEDGYTEDITPNILSPNKIKNKKLKLLGSLYTGKSLSILNQKYDIILSNPPYTDSSEYSDELKYLIKNNYAKFKKNLYSCYIAKNIEMVKNNGYIGMITPQTFMFISSYKDTRDLIIKNTHIDKFVHFGLGGVFDYALVDTAMYILKKSKNDNSQSKFIKLTDVQNKKDALKKEDLYSYMISQSDFKQIPTLSFVYWISNKFRNIFKFKPLKNICDIRQGVATGNNKKFLRYNWEIANLNDKWVNYVKGGPHKKWYGNLWWLISYDENSYRELKLNGNHLPNEKYYFKEGITYSMTTSKGSTFRYLPKGNIFDCKGSSLFFKNEEDIFVFLALLNSKLSSYLYKFIAGSVDLEVGDLKNLPISPQLLKNTEIREKLILLSKINILIMKQNTEHIPIESHYDDKYDLNLKNNVYEELSTFINKKNILDSYMALSESLIDEIIFESYNLDEKDLQNIYSSEGFSYIKYPVIDNFKLPKFKNYINKKYLNEFKIHEDDLEKLEDLIHKNIKYENKNFSKDIIIKNYEKKFRSDYINSIKYSAIKSKTNPINVYNIICKNQKKLSKKSFEIKNLLSLEINKLIIKYLKSLNFGFCSIEKNTKDIDSIEKYIISKTSLNNDLFIDIFEKNLVNYLKTDFMVFHKKLYKKRPLIIPIGNKNLDITIFLYYFSFEKNTLSMINKIYINESIEKLKNKVSITKKEEELISQYNEFKKNIEKIKIDNINFDDGIEKNIQKINTITINI
- a CDS encoding (S)-benzoin forming benzil reductase, which produces MNVFIITGASRGLGESIVKNLMKNENEIICISRTVNKDIIELAHEKNVRVEYIDFDLNDIYRIEELFEEIFEKIEISKTENLYLINNAGVIVPIKPMGKIENEEIIDNVKVNMIAPILMTNVFLKKTKEIYINKVVLNISSGAAVKPVYGWGAYCSSKSGLNMFSQVSALEQEKIGTNTKIISFAPGVVDTSMQHKIRNSREKDFIDVKKFIDLKNNGILLTPGMVASKIVELLIEDELENGGVYHINDFLQ
- a CDS encoding HU family DNA-binding protein, with product MHFLGGVLMNKKELISALAEKIGVSKKDAGTYLDSFVEIVSESLENGEEVKLVGFGTFSVSERKARKGVNPQTKKPIEIPARKVPKFRPGNELKERVK